Proteins from one Candidatus Margulisiibacteriota bacterium genomic window:
- a CDS encoding ribose-phosphate pyrophosphokinase-like domain-containing protein — translation MTQRVLIHTPSVPHYFAQRVAKEAGLRLVPYQHTVFSCGELFSKPRESLRGKSATVLFTFNPQTASQDAVRLLIMHDGLRRMDVKGVDFVGLHFPKAADLAPLYAGIKSLMMIGIPYDTIALRGESKALIRQPAIDLIREGLIIQPGIPLTNISALPLFEDYFTTVGQRLVTSSLETYRMINEMGLSQGLKQEADWQAGKTAIRFDLSKSGKKVVAARLQGDPVVGMPVSLIDYKISSWDKLARGLDLLGASGATGVHVAVAHAIFGAAIRRELEQNDLVKAVVTTDTIGIPGEKWLVNGAVKSQAQAPLLPKMRVFSTIGLVTKALLEKFRLQGG, via the coding sequence ATGACGCAAAGAGTACTAATCCATACTCCGTCGGTCCCGCATTATTTCGCGCAGCGCGTCGCGAAAGAGGCGGGGCTGCGCCTGGTCCCGTACCAGCACACGGTCTTTTCCTGCGGGGAGCTTTTTTCCAAACCGCGGGAGAGCCTGCGGGGAAAATCGGCGACCGTCCTTTTTACCTTTAATCCGCAGACCGCCAGCCAGGACGCCGTTCGCCTGCTGATCATGCATGACGGTCTGCGGCGGATGGACGTCAAAGGGGTCGATTTCGTCGGCCTCCATTTCCCCAAGGCGGCCGATTTGGCCCCGCTCTACGCCGGGATCAAGAGCCTGATGATGATCGGGATCCCTTATGACACTATCGCGCTCCGGGGAGAGAGCAAGGCGCTGATCAGGCAGCCGGCGATCGACCTGATCAGGGAAGGGCTGATCATCCAGCCGGGCATTCCGCTGACCAATATCAGCGCCCTGCCGCTCTTTGAGGACTATTTCACGACCGTCGGCCAGCGGCTGGTGACCTCGTCGCTGGAAACATACCGGATGATCAATGAAATGGGCTTGTCGCAGGGCCTTAAACAAGAGGCAGATTGGCAAGCCGGCAAGACCGCGATCAGGTTTGACCTGTCCAAGTCGGGCAAGAAAGTGGTTGCCGCCCGGTTGCAAGGCGACCCGGTCGTAGGAATGCCGGTCAGCTTGATCGACTATAAAATTTCCTCCTGGGATAAACTGGCCCGCGGCCTCGACCTGCTCGGCGCCAGCGGCGCGACCGGGGTGCACGTGGCGGTCGCCCACGCGATCTTCGGCGCGGCGATCAGGCGGGAACTGGAGCAGAACGACCTGGTCAAAGCGGTCGTCACGACCGATACGATCGGGATCCCGGGCGAAAAATGGCTGGTCAACGGCGCGGTTAAATCGCAGGCGCAAGCCCCGCTGCTGCCCAAAATGAGGGTCTTTTCCACCATTGGGCTGGTCACCAAAGCGCTGCTGGAAAAGTTCCGTCTACAGGGAGGCTAA
- the prs gene encoding ribose-phosphate diphosphokinase, with translation MVSLGRINARFLTRIEQLANKATGNHGKRIALLTTPANVSLASDVARRLGTPLLAVGFQKSLSGLWEAHLPGSLAGRELFIVHTANTGTINEDVMQLHALLTEIAKLPQAKRPAKVVISLLHFPYARQERKAEPREPISAAAMAKLISGVYYLKASGLNSGLLFRICEKRVVDRLVVVNLHSAAIEAAFPIPVDHLDARSLMVNIFIKEQLGADRHRGVITGPDIGRVRMAKKIAEDIYGAEAHRHVIEIVKVRGRKDATGKTQIESRVLGNVRGKVVVIVDDMIDTGGTIEKAVLKLKAEGARRILVVAVHGVLSGPAAERLRRLVDEGLIDRIGVVNTIAVAAETRAKLGDRLVVLNFAPLLAEVISRTFLERTIVGYQSET, from the coding sequence ATGGTCAGCTTAGGTAGAATCAATGCGCGCTTCTTGACCAGGATCGAACAACTGGCCAATAAGGCAACAGGCAACCACGGCAAGCGGATCGCCTTGCTGACGACCCCGGCGAACGTGTCGCTGGCGAGCGATGTCGCCCGGCGGCTGGGGACGCCACTGCTCGCGGTCGGTTTTCAAAAAAGTTTGTCCGGCCTGTGGGAAGCCCATTTACCGGGAAGTCTGGCAGGCCGCGAACTCTTCATTGTCCATACCGCGAACACCGGCACGATCAATGAAGATGTCATGCAGCTTCACGCGCTCCTGACCGAGATCGCCAAACTCCCCCAGGCCAAACGGCCGGCCAAGGTCGTGATCTCGCTGCTGCATTTCCCTTACGCCCGCCAGGAGCGCAAGGCCGAACCGCGCGAGCCGATCTCGGCGGCGGCCATGGCAAAGCTGATCTCCGGCGTCTATTACCTGAAGGCGAGCGGCCTGAACAGCGGTTTGCTTTTCCGGATCTGCGAGAAACGCGTGGTCGACCGTCTGGTGGTAGTGAACCTCCATTCGGCGGCGATCGAGGCGGCGTTCCCGATCCCGGTCGACCATCTGGACGCCCGCTCCCTGATGGTCAACATATTCATTAAAGAGCAGCTGGGCGCCGACCGGCACAGGGGCGTGATCACCGGGCCGGATATCGGCCGGGTCAGAATGGCGAAGAAGATCGCCGAGGATATCTACGGCGCGGAGGCGCACCGGCACGTCATCGAGATCGTCAAGGTCCGGGGGAGAAAGGACGCGACCGGCAAGACCCAGATCGAGAGCCGGGTGCTGGGCAACGTGCGCGGCAAGGTCGTCGTGATCGTCGACGACATGATCGATACCGGCGGGACGATCGAAAAAGCGGTGCTCAAGCTGAAGGCGGAAGGGGCCAGGCGGATCCTGGTAGTGGCGGTGCACGGTGTGCTGTCGGGCCCCGCGGCCGAGCGGCTGCGGCGCCTGGTCGACGAGGGGCTGATCGACCGGATCGGGGTCGTCAACACGATCGCGGTGGCGGCCGAGACCAGGGCGAAACTGGGAGACAGGCTGGTCGTCCTGAATTTCGCGCCGCTGTTGGCCGAAGTGATCAGCCGGACGTTCCTGGAACGGACGATCGTCGGCTATCAGAGCGAAACATAA
- a CDS encoding BamA/TamA family outer membrane protein: MSGPITGASLRLDPLRPLTVTQPPVNPAVTPADPSVAPVPATSPAPIPVQLAALITLEDGTVIPIETAQLPAENEQPIDLSIQLRYLNLQELVDEHRGEMKTLEIKEADLAAFYLLDKIITGPLDDTFIKQLDRQVAAIDSRETRAALKFLIAQTLFKNNRIDVQQLKERLESLLREKVKDVRYYDFYAQLYVREGKALRAAETFARLLQLETGWSLPDNDLRIGAAGLIARVNDGALLNKFGDYLLLWANTQTHWRSQGELLPLAESCYRRALLVDNAPAAQAISRVKLGDVSLLLANVDQQKEEEKAAQAKIGQAIDFYQAAIDRDPENITFRLKLVDALLLRGQLQGSEDDLKRARTECYKVLSLDPRSSEAGIRLVPILNQLDEEDQALAVIDGLLEKRPDDAELYAMRGDLQAGNGKFDAALTAYRRAFELALKAPEPGLAYAAVFARWQKMKLQCRLQYAQLSARFSPNPLRLLVRLTGDLLYFANPVNMIIHAVKHKKPKYSKEQLAGFLAEMPQFEARTVNRYRQQSHDANFYLANAREFSVLRQNAAAQLAGSKKGLVEKELIDELKALERDYAAEAESNLEWLTSDYEWDKALAKKDRPALTALFQSTLENYFAVLVFSARPDIDPALKEGLAAKRKAVWSLAEDRFDDLLELAEDTNDLETAFACFRLVSQAGGMLDRLGPTVKEAKLDIAKQQERTAAFFRQAISSLIEIAAAKKDYATLLELAKDQEHLGRFALDSLDAAIETAIEDKERPALEQAAEFALYQARSGAKSQAQRGQYRKFALAALNGQLEILQAGPDDQPRLKAAIQLWRLGDYDAATAVFTENLSRATDQMIRLQLLLDLAYMSLARDDKEQAQTYFEKILAEVPGQADIEREIEYLHNSDIMPADIILESSPHFPHHALRATAILYGHWLEGDKPAAIEQGLRDLYEAGGYRLIVSHETTRSGILVVHLNEPTVKKIKIEKHRPNSLVPIETKDEAILRELGYFGFKTGDEIDEAKIAEALKVARLRLKTFDIVDWRVTVDDRSGEAKLEIEIAEKPPAFLKVGGGGGTMDAKVYLDGGINNLLGGGELLGGGVAYHWFYGEGFKSFSLLEGRLYYRDPHLFRLGQSYPVSFGINAERFGQRDLTTGGLEIMNGGAVDLGIQLSQYVGLHFSPSLHYVQNDAGANYLRNGFRISVDYDDRDDWLLPSEGQFATFYVQPGVYYGGMPAAGFIKAGIAAEKYFALPADFVLMFGAKGEIGYNVLGSDLFALGGNGYVRGAKNFAQYGPMISAGTVELRSPVWNIGEYGEYAKVQPYVFADIGAIFNFSGRTTFGWGVGGGVRLAIPFLGLLNVYYGFPAGIGFAVGSPAPQY, from the coding sequence ATGAGTGGACCAATCACCGGAGCTAGCCTAAGACTCGACCCCTTAAGACCGTTAACGGTTACCCAACCGCCGGTAAATCCGGCTGTCACACCGGCCGACCCGTCCGTCGCCCCTGTACCGGCCACCTCTCCGGCGCCGATCCCCGTACAGCTTGCCGCGCTGATCACGCTGGAAGATGGAACAGTGATCCCGATCGAGACCGCTCAACTACCGGCGGAAAACGAGCAACCGATCGACCTCAGCATCCAACTGCGCTATCTGAACCTACAGGAGCTGGTCGACGAGCACCGCGGCGAAATGAAAACATTGGAGATCAAGGAGGCCGACCTAGCTGCTTTTTACCTGCTCGACAAGATTATCACCGGCCCGCTTGACGACACCTTCATCAAGCAATTGGACCGCCAGGTCGCGGCGATCGATTCGCGCGAGACCAGGGCGGCCTTGAAGTTCCTGATCGCCCAAACGCTTTTTAAGAATAACCGGATCGACGTCCAGCAATTGAAAGAACGGCTGGAAAGCCTCCTGCGGGAAAAAGTCAAAGACGTCCGTTACTACGATTTTTACGCCCAGCTTTACGTTCGCGAAGGCAAGGCGCTGCGGGCGGCGGAGACGTTCGCCCGCCTGCTGCAGCTGGAAACCGGCTGGTCTCTGCCGGATAACGATCTGCGGATCGGGGCGGCCGGGTTGATCGCCCGGGTGAACGACGGCGCGCTCTTGAACAAGTTCGGCGATTATTTGCTGCTCTGGGCGAATACGCAAACGCACTGGCGCTCGCAAGGGGAACTTCTGCCGCTGGCCGAAAGTTGTTACCGGCGGGCGCTGCTGGTCGATAATGCGCCGGCGGCGCAAGCCATTTCCCGCGTCAAGCTGGGCGATGTTTCCCTGCTGTTGGCCAATGTCGACCAGCAAAAGGAAGAGGAAAAAGCCGCCCAGGCCAAGATTGGTCAGGCGATCGACTTTTACCAGGCGGCAATTGACCGCGACCCGGAAAATATCACTTTCCGCCTGAAACTGGTCGACGCGCTGCTGTTGCGCGGACAGCTGCAGGGGAGCGAAGACGACTTAAAGCGGGCGCGGACCGAATGTTACAAGGTGTTATCGCTCGATCCGCGCTCGAGCGAGGCCGGCATCCGGCTGGTCCCGATCCTGAACCAGCTGGACGAGGAAGATCAGGCGCTGGCGGTCATCGACGGTTTACTGGAGAAAAGACCGGACGATGCCGAACTTTATGCGATGCGCGGCGATCTGCAGGCGGGCAACGGTAAGTTTGACGCCGCGCTGACCGCTTACCGGCGCGCTTTTGAGCTGGCTTTAAAGGCGCCGGAGCCAGGGCTGGCGTACGCGGCGGTTTTCGCCCGCTGGCAAAAAATGAAGCTCCAATGCCGGCTGCAATATGCCCAGCTGTCGGCCAGGTTTTCGCCGAACCCGCTGCGGCTGCTGGTCAGATTGACCGGCGACCTGCTGTATTTTGCCAATCCGGTCAACATGATCATCCACGCGGTCAAGCACAAGAAACCGAAATACAGCAAAGAACAACTGGCCGGTTTTTTGGCCGAGATGCCGCAGTTCGAGGCGCGGACCGTTAATCGCTACCGGCAACAGAGCCATGACGCCAATTTTTATCTGGCCAACGCCCGGGAATTCTCGGTTTTGCGCCAGAACGCCGCCGCGCAGCTGGCCGGCTCAAAAAAAGGGCTGGTCGAAAAAGAGCTGATCGACGAGCTCAAGGCGCTGGAGCGGGATTACGCCGCGGAAGCGGAAAGCAATCTGGAATGGTTGACCTCCGATTACGAATGGGACAAAGCGCTGGCCAAAAAAGACCGCCCGGCACTGACCGCGCTTTTTCAGTCCACCCTCGAAAATTATTTCGCGGTCCTGGTTTTTTCCGCCCGTCCGGACATTGATCCGGCGCTCAAGGAAGGATTAGCGGCCAAGCGGAAAGCGGTTTGGTCGCTGGCCGAGGACCGCTTTGACGACTTACTGGAACTGGCGGAAGATACCAACGATCTGGAGACCGCCTTTGCCTGCTTCCGCCTGGTTTCGCAGGCGGGCGGCATGCTGGACCGGCTCGGCCCGACCGTCAAAGAAGCAAAGCTTGATATCGCCAAGCAACAAGAGCGGACGGCCGCATTTTTCCGGCAGGCCATAAGCTCCCTGATCGAGATCGCCGCGGCCAAGAAAGACTATGCCACGCTGCTGGAGCTGGCCAAAGACCAGGAGCATCTGGGCCGGTTCGCGCTCGATAGTTTGGATGCCGCGATCGAAACGGCGATCGAGGACAAAGAGCGGCCGGCGCTCGAGCAAGCGGCGGAATTCGCGCTTTATCAGGCTAGGAGCGGAGCAAAGAGCCAGGCGCAACGGGGACAATACCGGAAGTTCGCCCTGGCTGCGTTGAACGGCCAGCTTGAGATCCTGCAGGCCGGGCCGGACGACCAGCCGCGGCTGAAAGCGGCGATCCAGCTCTGGCGCCTGGGAGATTACGATGCCGCAACCGCGGTTTTTACCGAGAATCTTAGCCGGGCGACGGACCAAATGATCCGGTTGCAGTTGCTCCTGGACCTGGCTTACATGTCCCTGGCCCGCGACGACAAGGAACAGGCGCAAACTTATTTTGAGAAGATCCTGGCCGAGGTTCCCGGCCAGGCGGACATCGAGCGCGAGATCGAATACCTGCATAACTCCGACATCATGCCGGCCGATATCATTCTGGAAAGTTCGCCGCATTTCCCGCATCACGCTTTGCGGGCCACGGCGATCCTCTACGGCCACTGGCTGGAAGGGGACAAGCCCGCAGCGATCGAGCAGGGCTTGCGCGATCTGTACGAGGCAGGCGGTTATCGGCTGATCGTCAGCCACGAAACGACCCGTTCGGGGATCCTGGTCGTTCACCTCAACGAGCCGACCGTTAAGAAAATCAAGATCGAGAAACACCGGCCCAATTCCCTGGTGCCGATCGAGACCAAGGATGAGGCAATACTGCGCGAACTGGGGTATTTCGGGTTCAAGACCGGCGACGAGATCGATGAAGCGAAGATCGCCGAGGCGCTGAAGGTCGCCCGCCTGCGGCTGAAGACCTTTGACATCGTCGATTGGCGCGTGACCGTGGATGACCGGAGCGGTGAAGCCAAGCTGGAGATCGAGATAGCGGAAAAACCGCCGGCGTTCCTGAAAGTGGGCGGCGGCGGCGGGACGATGGACGCGAAAGTGTATCTCGACGGCGGGATCAACAATTTACTGGGCGGGGGTGAGCTGTTGGGCGGCGGCGTCGCTTATCACTGGTTTTACGGGGAGGGGTTCAAAAGCTTCAGCCTGCTGGAAGGCCGGCTTTATTACCGCGACCCGCACCTTTTCCGTTTAGGCCAGAGTTACCCGGTCTCGTTCGGGATCAATGCCGAGCGTTTTGGCCAGCGCGACCTGACGACCGGGGGGCTGGAGATCATGAATGGCGGGGCCGTCGATCTCGGGATCCAGCTGTCGCAATACGTCGGCCTCCACTTCTCCCCCAGCCTGCACTATGTCCAGAACGATGCCGGGGCAAACTACCTGCGCAACGGGTTCCGGATCAGCGTCGATTACGACGACCGGGACGATTGGCTGCTCCCGTCGGAAGGCCAATTTGCCACGTTCTACGTTCAGCCGGGCGTTTATTACGGCGGGATGCCGGCGGCCGGCTTTATCAAGGCCGGGATCGCGGCGGAAAAGTATTTTGCCCTGCCGGCCGATTTTGTCCTGATGTTCGGCGCCAAAGGGGAGATCGGTTATAACGTGCTCGGGAGCGACCTTTTCGCCCTGGGCGGGAATGGTTATGTCCGCGGGGCCAAGAACTTCGCGCAATACGGGCCGATGATCAGCGCCGGCACGGTGGAGCTGAGGTCGCCGGTCTGGAATATCGGCGAGTACGGAGAGTACGCCAAGGTCCAACCTTATGTTTTTGCCGACATTGGGGCGATCTTCAATTTTTCCGGACGGACCACGTTCGGTTGGGGAGTAGGTGGCGGGGTCCGTTTAGCCATCCCGTTCCTGGGATTGTTGAACGTTTATTACGGTTTCCCGGCCGGGATCGGTTTTGCGGTCGGCTCGCCGGCCCCCCAGTACTAA
- a CDS encoding lysophospholipid acyltransferase family protein encodes MIVIRFAHTFLLYLYTVVSFFVGCAIIFCFYPFARNKHRLFQNAAHLWAKTIAFMSGISVTVQGLENVPKNQPLIIVANHQGAADIPVLLAKIPVCFRFAIKKELFGIPVFGWYLRQAGYFPIDRALILSAYKMVERIIEILKTGESVMIFPEGTRSRDGSLGEFKRGSLMAALKAGVPVLPVAIDGSYNIMPRGTWLVRPTKVFLGIGKPILIGSEAEYDAKVKEVRETIAALLPKRP; translated from the coding sequence ATGATCGTCATTAGGTTCGCTCATACGTTCCTGCTCTACCTGTACACGGTCGTCAGCTTCTTTGTCGGCTGCGCGATCATTTTCTGTTTTTACCCGTTCGCGCGCAACAAACACCGGTTGTTCCAGAACGCCGCCCATCTCTGGGCAAAAACGATCGCCTTTATGTCCGGGATCAGTGTCACGGTCCAGGGCTTGGAAAATGTGCCGAAAAACCAGCCGCTGATCATCGTCGCCAACCACCAGGGAGCGGCCGATATCCCGGTCCTGCTGGCCAAGATCCCGGTCTGCTTCCGCTTTGCCATCAAAAAAGAGCTGTTCGGTATCCCGGTCTTCGGTTGGTACCTCCGCCAGGCCGGTTATTTCCCGATCGACCGGGCGCTGATCCTCTCCGCCTATAAGATGGTCGAGCGGATCATCGAGATCCTTAAGACCGGCGAATCGGTCATGATCTTTCCCGAAGGGACGCGGAGCCGCGACGGTTCGCTGGGCGAGTTCAAGCGGGGAAGCTTAATGGCGGCGCTCAAGGCGGGAGTGCCGGTCCTGCCGGTCGCCATCGACGGCAGCTACAACATCATGCCGCGCGGCACCTGGCTGGTCCGCCCGACCAAGGTTTTCCTGGGGATCGGCAAGCCGATCCTGATCGGCTCGGAAGCGGAGTATGACGCGAAAGTAAAAGAGGTCCGCGAGACTATTGCAGCGCTGCTGCCAAAGCGCCCTTAA
- the radA gene encoding DNA repair protein RadA, whose protein sequence is MTARFVCQACGQDFPRWYGQCPSCQEWNSLVEELPTSNLKHPKGLQKPNANAQKPVPITEVDYKVEERIGTGIAELDRVLGGGVVAGSVVLLAGEPGIGKSTLMLQAAEALAKKAKVLYVSGEESAKQIRLRAERLGTLSKNLIIYPETNLFAVEKASEELKPQFIVIDSIQTIFREDVASAPSSVAQVRECAAYLVRIAKSTGIPIFIVGHVTKEGNIAGPRVLEHVVDTVLYFEGEQHKQYRLLRATKNRFGSTNEIGIFEMKESGLAEVANPSELFLSERPANAPGSVVTAIMEGSRPLLVEVQALVAPTKMAYPSRKVTGVDLSRFAMIIAVLERHLNLKLSVMDVFASAAGGIQATEPAVDLPIALAIASGYKNKPLEQKVAALGEVGLSGEIRSVDHIERRVKEAEKLGFKSIIIPQNNFKELKKTRIELIGVADLKGALAAALQ, encoded by the coding sequence ATGACCGCCCGGTTCGTTTGCCAGGCCTGCGGCCAGGATTTCCCCCGCTGGTACGGGCAATGCCCCTCCTGCCAGGAATGGAACAGCCTGGTGGAGGAACTGCCAACTTCCAACCTCAAACATCCAAAAGGGCTGCAAAAGCCAAACGCCAACGCCCAAAAACCTGTTCCGATCACGGAAGTCGACTACAAGGTTGAAGAGCGGATTGGAACGGGGATCGCCGAATTGGACCGGGTCCTGGGCGGGGGAGTGGTAGCCGGGTCGGTCGTCCTGCTGGCCGGCGAGCCGGGGATCGGCAAATCAACCCTGATGCTGCAGGCGGCCGAAGCGCTGGCCAAAAAAGCCAAGGTGCTCTACGTTTCCGGCGAAGAATCGGCCAAGCAGATCCGCCTGCGGGCCGAACGTTTGGGGACGCTGTCCAAAAACCTGATCATTTATCCGGAGACCAACCTTTTTGCCGTCGAAAAGGCGAGCGAGGAGCTCAAGCCGCAATTCATCGTGATCGACTCGATCCAGACGATCTTCCGCGAGGACGTCGCCTCGGCGCCGAGCTCGGTCGCCCAGGTCCGGGAGTGCGCCGCCTACCTGGTCCGGATCGCCAAGTCGACCGGCATCCCGATCTTTATCGTCGGCCATGTCACCAAAGAAGGGAACATCGCCGGCCCGCGCGTGTTGGAGCACGTCGTCGACACGGTCCTCTATTTCGAAGGGGAACAGCACAAGCAATACCGCCTGCTCCGGGCGACCAAGAACCGGTTCGGCTCTACTAACGAGATCGGCATTTTCGAAATGAAGGAGAGCGGCCTGGCCGAAGTGGCGAACCCGTCGGAACTATTTTTATCGGAACGCCCGGCCAACGCCCCCGGCTCGGTCGTGACCGCGATCATGGAAGGTTCGCGGCCGCTGCTGGTCGAGGTCCAGGCGCTGGTCGCGCCGACCAAGATGGCCTATCCGTCGCGCAAAGTGACCGGCGTCGACCTGAGCCGCTTCGCGATGATCATTGCCGTATTGGAGCGGCACCTCAACCTCAAGCTTTCGGTCATGGACGTCTTTGCCAGCGCCGCCGGCGGCATCCAGGCGACCGAACCGGCCGTTGACCTGCCGATCGCCCTGGCGATCGCTTCCGGCTACAAGAACAAGCCGCTCGAACAAAAGGTCGCCGCGCTGGGCGAAGTCGGTTTATCCGGCGAGATCCGCTCGGTCGACCACATTGAACGGCGGGTCAAAGAGGCGGAAAAGCTCGGTTTTAAGTCGATAATCATCCCGCAGAACAACTTTAAAGAGCTGAAAAAAACGCGGATCGAACTGATCGGCGTCGCCGACCTTAAGGGCGCTTTGGCAGCAGCGCTGCAATAG
- a CDS encoding ATP-dependent Clp protease ATP-binding subunit: MFERFTERAIRVIMASQEEAKRLRCGFVGGEHFLLGMLRESEPIVVKTLEYFHVDPPALKESLETEVGAAAPEGALALELPFNAQAKKVIEYAWDEARGLGHNYVGVEHLFLGLLRDSSGLVNKALGDLGITWTSARSKIVSLLGEGPAAALKKTPRSGKTPLLELYGRDLTTLATEKKLDPVVGRAREIERVTQILSRRRKNNPVLIGEAGVGKTAIVEGLAQKIVAGDIPRTLQNKRLVSLDLGLLIAGTRYRGEFEERLKKVIDEVIKSESVVLFIDELHTLIGAGAAEGAMDAANILKPALARGEIQCIGATTIDEYRKRIESDPALERRFQSVMVGEPSVAETIEILKGLRARYEEFHKVKITDDALLAAGRLSARYIPDRFLPDKAIDLIDEAASRIMLKGGENKIVDAEVIAQVVSAWTSVPVTQLTAAETERLLKMEAELSAKVIGQEEAIKVIARSIRRARAGLKDPRRPIGSFIFLGPSGVGKTELAKRLAEFLFGETDAMIRLDMSEYLESHTVSRLVGSPPGYVGFGEGGQLTEPVRRRPHSVVLFDEIEKAHPDVMNILLQILDEGQVTDAQGHQIDFKNTVIIMTSNVGADLLRKESQIGFVTRDDAQAGYEKMKATVLEQLKKSFRPEFLNRVDESVVFRPLAKEDLAAIIDVMLAEVNQRLEEKGFLLVLSKKAKQFLVDKSYDPKYGARPLRRALEEKLEDPLSEEVLRGRFEFGTEIKADIKKEKMVFSGKPKKFVERPPQEAKTAPAARARRPRSKPAAGGHLAGRAR, encoded by the coding sequence ATGTTCGAGCGTTTTACCGAGCGGGCGATCCGCGTCATCATGGCTTCCCAGGAAGAGGCGAAAAGGCTCCGCTGCGGCTTTGTCGGCGGGGAGCATTTTCTGCTGGGGATGCTGCGCGAATCGGAGCCGATCGTCGTTAAGACGCTGGAATACTTCCACGTCGACCCCCCGGCGCTGAAGGAAAGCCTGGAGACCGAGGTGGGGGCGGCGGCGCCCGAGGGGGCGCTGGCGCTGGAACTGCCGTTCAACGCCCAGGCCAAGAAAGTGATCGAATACGCCTGGGACGAGGCGCGGGGCCTGGGCCATAATTATGTTGGTGTGGAGCACCTGTTCCTCGGCTTGCTGCGCGACAGCAGCGGCCTGGTCAACAAGGCGCTGGGAGACCTGGGGATCACCTGGACCTCGGCCCGCAGCAAGATCGTGAGCCTGCTCGGCGAAGGACCGGCCGCGGCCCTGAAAAAAACGCCCCGCAGCGGCAAGACGCCGCTGCTCGAGCTCTACGGCCGCGACCTGACCACGCTGGCGACCGAGAAAAAGCTCGATCCGGTCGTCGGGCGCGCCCGCGAGATCGAGCGCGTCACCCAGATCCTGTCGCGGCGCCGCAAGAACAACCCGGTGCTGATCGGCGAGGCGGGGGTCGGCAAGACGGCGATCGTCGAAGGGCTGGCGCAAAAGATCGTGGCCGGGGACATTCCCCGGACGCTGCAGAACAAACGGCTGGTCTCGCTTGACCTGGGGCTGCTGATCGCCGGCACCCGCTACCGCGGCGAATTCGAGGAGCGGCTGAAAAAAGTGATCGACGAAGTGATCAAGAGCGAGAGCGTGGTCCTTTTTATCGACGAGCTGCACACCCTGATCGGCGCCGGCGCTGCCGAAGGGGCGATGGACGCGGCCAACATCCTGAAGCCGGCGCTCGCCCGCGGCGAGATCCAGTGCATCGGCGCGACCACGATCGACGAATACCGCAAGCGGATCGAGTCCGACCCGGCCCTGGAACGCCGTTTCCAGTCGGTCATGGTCGGCGAGCCGTCCGTGGCGGAGACGATCGAGATCCTCAAGGGCTTGCGGGCCCGCTACGAAGAGTTCCACAAAGTTAAGATTACCGACGACGCGCTGCTGGCGGCGGGACGATTGTCCGCCCGCTATATCCCCGACCGCTTTCTTCCCGACAAAGCGATCGACCTGATCGATGAAGCGGCCTCCCGCATCATGTTAAAAGGGGGAGAGAACAAGATCGTTGACGCCGAAGTGATCGCCCAGGTCGTTTCCGCCTGGACCTCGGTCCCGGTCACCCAGCTGACCGCCGCCGAAACGGAGCGGCTGCTGAAGATGGAAGCGGAATTGAGCGCCAAGGTCATCGGCCAGGAAGAAGCGATCAAGGTGATCGCCCGGTCGATCCGCCGCGCCCGGGCCGGGCTCAAGGACCCGCGCCGGCCGATCGGCTCTTTTATCTTCCTCGGCCCCTCCGGGGTCGGCAAGACCGAACTGGCCAAAAGGCTGGCCGAGTTCCTGTTCGGCGAGACCGACGCCATGATCCGGCTCGACATGTCGGAATACCTGGAATCGCACACCGTTTCCCGGCTGGTCGGCTCGCCGCCCGGCTACGTCGGTTTCGGCGAAGGGGGGCAGCTGACGGAACCGGTCCGCCGGCGGCCGCACTCGGTCGTGCTGTTCGACGAGATTGAAAAAGCGCACCCCGACGTGATGAACATCCTGCTGCAGATCCTGGACGAAGGGCAGGTCACCGACGCGCAGGGACACCAGATCGATTTCAAGAACACGGTCATCATTATGACCAGCAACGTCGGCGCCGACCTGCTCCGCAAGGAAAGCCAGATCGGTTTCGTGACGCGGGACGACGCCCAGGCCGGCTACGAAAAGATGAAAGCGACCGTCCTGGAACAATTGAAAAAGAGCTTCCGGCCGGAGTTCCTGAACCGGGTGGACGAGTCGGTCGTTTTCCGGCCGCTGGCCAAAGAGGACCTGGCGGCGATCATCGACGTGATGCTGGCGGAAGTCAACCAGCGGCTGGAGGAGAAAGGCTTCCTGCTCGTCCTGAGCAAAAAAGCGAAACAGTTCCTGGTCGACAAGAGCTACGACCCCAAATACGGGGCGCGGCCGCTCCGCCGGGCGCTGGAAGAAAAGCTGGAAGATCCGCTCTCCGAAGAAGTGCTGCGGGGGCGGTTCGAGTTCGGCACGGAGATCAAGGCCGATATCAAAAAAGAGAAGATGGTCTTCTCCGGCAAGCCGAAAAAGTTCGTAGAGCGGCCGCCGCAAGAGGCCAAGACCGCGCCGGCCGCCCGGGCCAGGCGCCCGCGGTCCAAGCCGGCCGCCGGCGGCCATCTGGCCGGCCGGGCGCGATGA